The Kosakonia sacchari SP1 genome includes a window with the following:
- the iscX gene encoding Fe-S cluster assembly protein IscX has protein sequence MGLKWTDSREIGEALYDSRPDVDPKTVRFTDMHQWICELEEFDDDPNASNEKILEAILLVWLDEAS, from the coding sequence ATGGGGCTGAAATGGACCGATAGCCGCGAAATCGGCGAGGCGCTGTACGACAGCCGCCCGGACGTGGATCCGAAAACCGTGCGTTTCACCGATATGCACCAGTGGATTTGCGAGCTGGAAGAGTTTGACGATGATCCGAATGCATCGAATGAAAAAATTCTCGAAGCGATTCTGCTAGTCTGGTTAGACGAAGCATCGTAA
- the pepB gene encoding aminopeptidase PepB, translating to MTEAMKITLTTQSADARWGEKATYSINNDGIALHLTGKDDVGLIQRAARKIDGMGIKHVALSGEGWDADRSWAFWAGYKGPKGTRKVEWAQLNDAEQKELDSRLLVIDWVRDTINAPAEELGPEQLAQRAVDLLHKVGGDNVSYRITKGEDLREQNYLGLHTVGRGSERPPVLLALDFNPTGNPDAPVYAALVGKGITFDSGGYSIKPTSSMDSMKSDMGGAALVTGALAFAINRGLDKRIKLYLCCADNLISGNAFKLGDIIRYRNGKTVEIMNTDAEGRLVLADGLIDASAQKPELIIDAATLTGAAKTALGNDYHALFSFDDALAGRLLSSASAENEPFWRLPLAEFHRNQLPSNFAELNNTAGGSFPAGASTAAGFLSHFVENYQQGWLHIDCSATYRKAAVEQWAAGATGLGVRTLANLLTAK from the coding sequence ATGACAGAAGCTATGAAAATTACGCTGACAACGCAAAGCGCCGACGCGCGCTGGGGTGAAAAAGCCACTTACAGCATCAATAACGACGGCATCGCACTGCATCTGACCGGGAAAGATGACGTAGGCCTGATCCAACGCGCCGCACGTAAAATCGATGGCATGGGCATCAAACATGTTGCCCTGAGCGGCGAAGGCTGGGATGCGGATCGCAGCTGGGCGTTCTGGGCCGGTTATAAAGGGCCAAAAGGCACGCGCAAAGTGGAATGGGCGCAGCTGAACGACGCCGAGCAAAAAGAGCTGGATAGCCGCCTGCTGGTGATCGACTGGGTGCGTGACACCATCAACGCTCCTGCGGAAGAGCTGGGGCCGGAGCAACTGGCGCAGCGCGCGGTCGATCTGTTGCACAAAGTCGGTGGCGATAACGTCTCTTACCGCATCACCAAAGGTGAAGATCTGCGCGAGCAGAACTACCTCGGTCTGCATACGGTTGGTCGGGGTTCTGAGCGCCCGCCGGTACTGCTGGCGCTGGATTTCAACCCGACCGGTAATCCGGATGCGCCGGTTTATGCCGCGCTGGTGGGCAAAGGCATTACCTTCGATTCCGGCGGTTACAGCATTAAGCCGACTTCCTCAATGGATTCCATGAAATCCGACATGGGCGGCGCGGCGCTGGTGACCGGTGCGCTGGCGTTTGCCATCAATCGCGGGCTGGATAAACGCATCAAACTGTACCTATGCTGTGCGGATAACCTGATTAGCGGCAACGCCTTCAAACTGGGCGATATCATCCGTTATCGTAACGGCAAAACCGTTGAGATCATGAATACCGATGCGGAAGGGCGTCTGGTACTGGCCGATGGCCTGATCGACGCTTCTGCGCAGAAACCAGAGCTGATTATTGATGCGGCAACGCTGACCGGCGCGGCGAAAACTGCGCTCGGCAATGATTACCACGCGCTGTTCAGCTTTGACGATGCGCTTGCCGGGCGTCTGCTCAGCAGTGCCAGCGCGGAAAACGAACCGTTCTGGCGTTTGCCGCTGGCCGAGTTCCATCGCAATCAATTGCCGTCCAACTTCGCAGAACTGAACAACACCGCAGGCGGTTCATTCCCGGCAGGGGCAAGCACGGCGGCCGGTTTCCTGTCGCACTTTGTCGAAAACTACCAGCAGGGCTGGCTGCACATCGACTGCTCAGCAACCTATCGTAAAGCGGCGGTTGAGCAGTGGGCGGCGGGAGCGACCGGCCTTGGCGTGCGTACCCTGGCGAATCTGTTAACCGCGAAGTAA
- the sseB gene encoding enhanced serine sensitivity protein SseB — translation MSESKNELETLLEQAATEPAYRPAFFRTLLESTVWVPGTAAEGEAIVEDSALDLQHWEKDDGTSVIPFFTSLEALQQAVEEEQAFVVMPARTLFEMTLGETLFLNAKLPTGKEFTPREISHLVGEEGSPLSQQEVLEGGAALLLSEVAEPPAQMVDSLTTLFKSIKTVKRAFLCSIKEKADEQPNLLIGIEAEGDIEEIIHAAGSVATDTLPGDEPVDICQVVEGEKGISHFMMAHITPFYERRWGSFLRDFKQNRII, via the coding sequence ATGTCAGAAAGCAAAAACGAATTAGAAACCCTGCTGGAACAGGCCGCAACCGAGCCTGCTTATCGTCCGGCATTTTTCCGCACGCTGCTGGAATCCACTGTTTGGGTGCCAGGCACCGCGGCGGAAGGCGAAGCCATTGTTGAAGACAGCGCGCTCGATTTACAGCACTGGGAAAAAGATGACGGCACCTCGGTGATCCCGTTCTTTACCTCGCTCGAAGCCCTGCAACAGGCAGTGGAAGAGGAGCAGGCGTTTGTGGTGATGCCCGCGCGCACACTGTTTGAAATGACGCTCGGCGAGACGCTGTTCCTCAATGCGAAGCTGCCGACCGGCAAAGAGTTCACGCCGCGAGAAATCAGCCACCTGGTGGGCGAAGAGGGCAGTCCTCTAAGCCAACAGGAAGTGCTGGAGGGCGGCGCGGCGCTGCTGCTTTCCGAAGTGGCTGAACCGCCCGCGCAAATGGTGGATTCGCTGACCACGCTGTTTAAAAGCATCAAAACCGTGAAGCGCGCGTTTCTCTGCTCAATCAAAGAGAAGGCCGATGAGCAGCCCAATCTGCTGATTGGTATCGAGGCCGAAGGCGATATCGAAGAGATAATTCACGCGGCGGGCAGTGTGGCGACCGATACGCTGCCTGGCGACGAGCCGGTGGATATTTGCCAGGTCGTTGAAGGTGAAAAAGGAATTAGCCATTTTATGATGGCGCATATTACCCCTTTCTACGAACGGCGCTGGGGAAGTTTTCTGCGCGACTTTAAGCAAAATCGCATTATTTAA
- a CDS encoding M48 family metallopeptidase, which produces MDKKSLLYCFGVPLILFFYACWQNIRINEVDVYQVTQYGFVGHSVFADMSRQILAKGGMLFSLLGLIASSSAVILCILSVRKARISAEKLIAAFTLCRKLLPFIMVGVMASIGFALVCVLLYEVCWIYTLGRASAFNIKLVIFVLLIIGSLVFMVLKSLFLLKRCFALFEPQDMQVHGAAVSETDAPELWRWVRELAQHGQAIVPDNIVVGLFEGFYVTASPVQIENGARLTGNTLYFPLSYAAFMNKDEVAAVIGHELGHFSGNDTVYTLHFAGLYAGMENSLDYFYRDVASSGWLERLALNPTIHLGLWFYRQFHETVNGWSRVRELAADAAGARTSSPQALAASLLRFSALNERFNAPMELFFNRKLETHDLVHSLFASLREGGRFDVAASLEQELAHPTDSHPPTRLRIEQLNVPLDETLLARASRPAEEADYQWMRSLFRDASAISAALTAGMASNVEAHHDAYQAELESLAAHSTESVIVSLRKKNFWLFLVLAVLCVAGAGLVFALSIQWNATANTSMEKIIFGLAAGGLIFGLASWTMHTRVRQPLFTLTAQGIESYQLSAPLLLAEIENIDIRSVNEWVFIDLYWREGYQPPTCTVGCLFRSFTFEPKKRKVVISLPGGVLKGVQREKMSIEELYVALHEYIQAAWARRELNQS; this is translated from the coding sequence ATGGACAAAAAAAGCCTGCTGTACTGCTTCGGCGTACCGTTAATTCTCTTCTTCTACGCCTGCTGGCAGAATATCCGTATTAACGAAGTGGATGTTTACCAGGTGACGCAATATGGTTTTGTTGGTCACAGCGTATTTGCCGATATGTCGCGTCAGATCCTCGCCAAAGGCGGAATGTTGTTTTCCCTGTTAGGCTTGATTGCCAGTAGCAGCGCAGTAATTCTCTGTATTTTAAGCGTACGGAAAGCCCGTATATCTGCGGAAAAGTTAATTGCCGCGTTTACCCTTTGTCGCAAGTTACTGCCATTTATTATGGTCGGTGTCATGGCGTCGATTGGTTTCGCGCTGGTCTGCGTGCTGTTATATGAAGTGTGCTGGATCTACACGTTAGGTCGGGCGAGCGCCTTTAATATCAAACTGGTGATATTCGTCTTGTTGATCATTGGTTCGCTGGTATTTATGGTGTTGAAAAGCCTGTTCTTACTAAAACGCTGCTTTGCGCTTTTTGAGCCACAAGATATGCAGGTGCACGGTGCAGCCGTTTCTGAAACCGACGCGCCGGAATTGTGGCGCTGGGTCAGAGAATTAGCTCAGCACGGGCAGGCCATTGTGCCGGATAATATTGTTGTCGGTTTATTCGAGGGGTTTTACGTCACTGCAAGCCCGGTGCAAATTGAAAACGGTGCGCGCTTAACCGGCAACACGCTCTATTTCCCGCTCAGCTACGCCGCGTTTATGAATAAAGACGAAGTGGCTGCCGTGATTGGCCATGAGCTGGGGCACTTTTCCGGTAATGATACCGTCTACACCCTGCATTTCGCCGGGCTGTATGCCGGTATGGAAAACAGTCTCGACTACTTTTATCGCGATGTAGCGAGCAGCGGCTGGCTTGAGCGACTGGCGCTCAACCCGACTATTCATCTCGGCCTCTGGTTTTACCGTCAGTTCCACGAAACGGTCAATGGCTGGAGCCGCGTACGCGAACTGGCGGCGGACGCCGCAGGCGCGCGTACCAGCTCGCCGCAGGCGCTGGCGGCTTCACTGCTGCGTTTCTCTGCGCTCAATGAACGGTTTAACGCGCCGATGGAGCTGTTCTTTAACCGCAAACTTGAGACGCACGACCTGGTGCACAGCCTGTTTGCTTCGCTGCGTGAGGGTGGGCGTTTTGATGTTGCCGCCTCGCTTGAGCAGGAACTGGCGCACCCAACGGACAGCCACCCGCCGACGCGCTTGCGTATTGAGCAACTGAATGTGCCGCTGGATGAAACGCTGTTGGCCAGGGCGTCGCGCCCGGCAGAGGAGGCGGATTACCAGTGGATGCGCAGTTTATTCCGCGATGCATCGGCTATTTCCGCCGCGTTAACCGCCGGCATGGCGAGCAATGTGGAAGCGCATCATGACGCGTATCAGGCCGAATTAGAGAGTCTGGCTGCACACTCCACAGAAAGCGTCATCGTTTCGCTGCGGAAGAAAAATTTCTGGTTGTTCCTTGTGCTGGCGGTGCTTTGTGTTGCTGGTGCCGGTTTAGTTTTCGCGCTGAGTATCCAGTGGAACGCCACCGCCAACACCTCGATGGAGAAGATAATCTTTGGCCTGGCGGCCGGAGGGCTGATCTTTGGTCTGGCGAGTTGGACGATGCATACGCGTGTGCGCCAGCCTTTGTTCACGTTGACTGCGCAAGGTATCGAGAGCTATCAGCTCAGCGCGCCGCTGTTGCTGGCGGAGATTGAAAATATTGATATTCGTAGCGTCAATGAGTGGGTGTTTATCGATCTCTACTGGCGGGAAGGTTATCAGCCACCTACCTGCACCGTCGGGTGTTTGTTCCGCAGTTTTACGTTTGAGCCGAAGAAGCGCAAAGTGGTGATAAGCCTGCCCGGCGGGGTGTTGAAAGGCGTACAGCGTGAAAAAATGTCGATTGAGGAGCTGTATGTCGCGCTTCATGAATACATTCAGGCCGCCTGGGCGCGGCGTGAACTGAACCAATCGTAA
- the fdx gene encoding ISC system 2Fe-2S type ferredoxin, translating into MPKIVFLPHQDLCPDGAVLEAKSGETILDVALRGGIEIEHACEKSCACTTCHCVVREGFDSLPESSEEEDDMLDKAWGLEPESRLGCQARVTDEDLVVEIPRYTINHAREH; encoded by the coding sequence ATGCCTAAAATTGTTTTTCTGCCTCATCAGGATCTCTGTCCGGATGGCGCAGTTCTGGAAGCTAAGAGCGGTGAAACCATTCTTGATGTCGCCCTGCGCGGTGGGATTGAGATTGAGCATGCCTGCGAAAAATCCTGCGCCTGCACCACTTGCCACTGTGTGGTACGTGAAGGTTTTGACTCGCTGCCGGAAAGCAGTGAAGAGGAAGACGACATGCTGGATAAAGCGTGGGGCCTGGAGCCAGAAAGCCGCTTAGGCTGCCAGGCGCGTGTGACCGATGAAGATCTGGTGGTTGAAATTCCTCGCTACACCATCAACCACGCGCGGGAGCACTAA
- the hscA gene encoding Fe-S protein assembly chaperone HscA yields the protein MALLQISEPGLSAAPHQRRLAAGIDLGTTNSLVATVRSGQAETLADSAGRHLLPSVVNYQADSHVVGYDARTNAALDSVNTISSVKRLMGRSLADIQARYPHLPWQFQPSENGLPMIVTRGGLVNPIRVSADILKALAARAQETLSGDLDGVVITVPAYFDDAQRQGTKDAARLAGLHVLRLLNEPTAAAIAYGLDSGKEGVIAVYDLGGGTFDISILRLSRGVFEVLATGGDSALGGDDFDHLLADYICEQAGIIDRSDVRQQRELLDAAIAAKIALSDADSVTVNVAGWQGTITRSQFDELISTLVKRTLLSCRRALKDAGVEAQDVLEVVMVGGSTRVPLVRERVGEFFGRTPLTSIDPDKVVAIGAAIQADILVGNKPDSEMLLLDVIPLSLGLETMGGLVEKVIPRNTTIPVARAQEFTTFKDGQTAMSIHVMQGERELVADCRSLARFALRGIPAMPAGGAHIRVTFQVDADGLLSVAAMEKSTGVEASIQVKPSYGLTDGEIADMIKDSMSFAEQDVKARMLAEQKVEAARVLESLASALAADAALLSAAERAEIDDAVAQLRAVADGDDTDAIEQAIKNVDKQTQEFAARRMDQSVRTALKGHSVDEV from the coding sequence ATGGCCTTATTACAAATCAGTGAGCCCGGTCTGAGCGCCGCGCCGCACCAGCGTCGTCTGGCGGCGGGTATCGACCTCGGCACCACCAATTCATTGGTTGCCACCGTGCGCAGCGGGCAGGCGGAAACGCTGGCCGACAGCGCCGGACGTCACCTGCTCCCTTCGGTGGTTAACTACCAGGCCGACAGCCATGTTGTCGGCTATGATGCCCGCACCAATGCTGCGCTGGACTCTGTGAACACCATCAGTTCTGTCAAACGCCTGATGGGGCGCAGCCTGGCTGATATTCAGGCGCGTTACCCGCATCTTCCGTGGCAGTTCCAGCCCAGCGAAAATGGTCTGCCAATGATTGTTACACGTGGCGGTCTGGTTAACCCGATTCGCGTCTCTGCGGATATCCTCAAAGCCCTTGCCGCGCGTGCGCAAGAGACGCTTTCCGGCGATCTGGACGGCGTGGTGATCACGGTTCCTGCCTATTTTGATGACGCACAGCGCCAGGGCACTAAAGATGCGGCGCGTCTGGCGGGTCTGCATGTATTACGCCTGCTAAACGAACCGACCGCTGCGGCAATCGCCTACGGCCTGGACTCCGGTAAAGAGGGCGTGATTGCGGTTTACGATCTCGGCGGCGGCACCTTTGATATCTCGATTTTGCGCCTCAGCCGCGGTGTTTTCGAAGTGCTGGCGACCGGCGGTGATTCCGCGCTCGGCGGCGACGATTTCGACCATCTGCTGGCGGATTACATTTGTGAACAGGCGGGCATTATCGATCGCAGCGATGTACGTCAACAGCGCGAATTGCTGGATGCGGCGATTGCCGCAAAAATCGCCCTCAGCGATGCCGACAGCGTTACCGTGAATGTGGCAGGCTGGCAGGGGACTATCACACGCAGCCAGTTTGACGAATTGATTTCAACGCTGGTCAAACGCACACTGCTCTCTTGCCGTCGCGCGCTGAAAGATGCGGGCGTGGAAGCGCAAGATGTGCTGGAAGTGGTGATGGTCGGCGGCTCAACGCGCGTGCCGCTGGTGCGCGAACGGGTAGGCGAGTTCTTTGGCCGTACGCCGCTGACGTCGATTGATCCGGATAAAGTGGTGGCGATTGGCGCAGCCATTCAGGCAGATATTCTGGTTGGCAATAAGCCGGACAGCGAAATGCTGCTGCTGGACGTCATTCCGCTCTCGCTGGGGCTGGAAACCATGGGCGGTCTGGTAGAAAAAGTGATCCCGCGTAACACCACCATTCCGGTGGCGCGCGCGCAGGAGTTCACCACTTTCAAAGATGGCCAGACAGCGATGTCTATCCATGTGATGCAGGGCGAGCGTGAACTGGTGGCAGACTGCCGTTCACTGGCGCGTTTTGCGCTGCGTGGTATTCCGGCGATGCCAGCGGGTGGGGCGCATATTCGCGTCACGTTCCAGGTGGATGCTGACGGTCTTCTTAGCGTGGCCGCGATGGAGAAATCCACCGGGGTAGAAGCCTCCATTCAGGTGAAACCGTCTTACGGCCTGACCGATGGCGAAATCGCCGACATGATTAAAGACTCCATGAGTTTCGCCGAGCAAGACGTGAAAGCGCGCATGCTGGCGGAGCAGAAAGTGGAAGCCGCGCGCGTGCTGGAAAGCCTTGCCAGCGCGCTTGCCGCTGACGCCGCGCTGTTAAGCGCCGCAGAGCGTGCGGAGATCGACGACGCAGTCGCGCAGTTACGCGCGGTTGCCGACGGCGATGACACCGACGCAATAGAACAAGCCATTAAAAATGTAGATAAACAAACCCAGGAATTCGCCGCACGCCGTATGGACCAATCCGTACGTACCGCGCTGAAAGGCCATTCCGTCGACGAGGTTTAA